The sequence GCACGTCCGCCAAAAATGAGTTTGTTGTCCCATTCGTCCACCGTAAGGCCTACGGCAAACTCGCGGTAGTGCATGGCATTGAGGCCAAGCCCTTTGAAATAAGCCGTTTTTTGGTAAAATTCTTCCGTATGGTTACCGTTTATGGCAAAACGCGCGAAGTTGTCGGGGTACGAAATACGCGCATTGATTTGCTCGGTAATGTTGAAAGACCAGTGCAAATTATCGGCTTTGATGCGCACGGCCAGCCATTCCAGCGAAGTGCCCGTGTACAAATAATTATGCGATTTGAGCTTAGGCAACATTTTGGGTAAATAAATCGTGTCGTTGCGCAAAAGGTCTTTCAGCGAAAAACCCGTATTGCGAATCCCCGCCGAAACCGACGGAAAAAACGGCGCGACAGCCACCGAAACTTTATATTCGGACACAAGGGTCGGGTTGGTGTAAGCACTTTGCATGAGGTTGTGCATGAAAGGCATCGTCAGTTCGTGTTGCGCCTGCGCCGTTTGTACGCGCAACAGTAGCAAAGCCAGCAGTATGTATGAGTAAGTAAATATTTTTTTCATGGTCAAAATCTTTGATCAAAAATTTAATTTTAAATAACTGAAAACAAGGATTTTAACCACCCATTTCCATATTCATAATTACGCCAACTTTCATTTTAAGTCTGTAATACGAGTAAATCTTAATGGATTTATTGTTTTCTGCACCATCGGAACGGAAACGTCCGAAAATGCGGATTTTCTTGGCATTGTCGCGCAAGAATTTATAACGCACGCTATCCATTACAAACTGACGTTCAGTCTTTTTAGATTCGTAAGCATCTACTTTGCCGTTGCCGTCGGTGTCCACTGCTTTATCCAACAAAAACAATTTGCCGTTGTGGCCGCGTTCCGTGAAAATGGAGTCGATGGGATTTTCGTTGGCATCAAGGAAATACACTTGCGCATCAACTTCCACAGGAAAGCCGTTGTTGGCATAAATGTTCATCTGTACATTTTCAATGTTGTTGTTTTGCGGCAATGTTACGTCGCTGGAATCGTGAATCGTATAAAATTCCATTGTGCGGCCTTCAAACGGAATTTCAACTTCCGATTTTACGCGAATACGACTCGTATCCACTACAAAATTAGTAAGGGATTGGCTCGTCGTTTGGCCATTGATAATGCCTGACGCGTCGTAAATAATTTCACGCGGTGCGGGATTGAGTACGCCCTGAATATTTGAGTTTGTTTTGTTGGCTTCTACCGTGCTGCTTACCACTTGGCCACGTGTTACGGCGGCGGCAATGTCAAAAGGACTTAACAAATCCGTACCGTAAAAACGCAAAACCGAGTCAGCGGAATAGTTGGCTTTGCCGATGCGGTTGGTAATGCTGGTTCTGGCCCCGACTCCAAAAGAATTGTCGATGGTCATGCGCAATTTGGGATCTTCCAAAAATACTTGACCTGCCAATTTGCTATCAAAAATGCTCAAAAACACCGAATCGCGTTGGCTGAAAGCCGTAAATTTCCCCAAATAACCTTCCAAATACGAAAACTTAGGACTGGAAACATTCGCGTTCACGGTGATGCGGTCGGTGCTGGAAATGCTGTTGCTCACTGTCGTGATGCTGGCTTTGAGCGTGTAGGTAAACTGATTTGCCCCCGAAGTCGTGCCGCCAGTCAGGTCGAGGCGATAGCCGCTCAAATCTATGGCATCGTTCACGGCGGCGGGTGTGCTTGTGCCGTTGGAGGTGAACGTATATGTTTTGGTAAAAGCTGTTCCGTTTTTGGTTAGTGACGGCAAGGACACGATAAGCGAAACGTTATGTTTGAAAGAACTTGTCGCACTGAAATTCAAAGTGCCTGCTTTCAGGTCTATGTAACGTAGTTTTTGGTCGGCGGCGGCTACGCTAAAGCTTACGGTTTGGCTTTGGTCGGCGAGGTTGATGGTTTGGCCTGCGGGCACTGTGCCAGTAGTCGGCGAACTAAAATTGACGCTCGGAAGCGTTTGGTTGGGAATAGAAAAATAACTTTCGGCGGTTTCGCTCACAAACTCATCTTTGTAGAGCAGCGTATAAAAACCGTTGGCATCTTCCGTAATGGTAAGGTTGCCCTTTTTCTTGCTGATCATGTCGGCAAGGGAAATGTCAGCGTCCAGCACAGGGATAGCCCATTCGCTATTCCATTTGCCTACTTTCACGTCGGCCAAGTCTTTCCAGTCTTGGCACGCGCCCAAACCCACTGCCGCACAGAGCAGCGAGCCAGCCCAAAGCCATTTGTTTTTGTGTTGTTTCATTGTTTTAACGAGGAGTATTTATATAGAATATATGACGAAAGAATCAGTGTTACGAAAACTCTTTTCCCGTAAATGTAAGACTTTTTCTTTTGAAAGTTATGTAAATAAGCTATTCTACTCTTGGTCAGCGTGTCAGAAATTGACACTTTGTGGCAGTATAGCGTTTGTATTGTTATCTTCTTTTTCACAAAAAACATATCTTTGGCTCTACTACGCCAAATCTTTTACAGATACCAAAACCCTATGAAACTAACCCAAAAACTTGGATTATTACTTGCTACCATGAGCATTGGCCATCGTTCGGCAGCCGAGCCGCCGACTCTCATTAATCCCCAAAAATTGCCGACTCAATCGGGTTTTATTTCGGGCAAAACTACTCCCGACAAAGAAGTAAAAATCTTTATGGGGATTCCGTATGCCACGCCGCCCGTCGGGGCTTTGCGCTGGAAAGCTCCCCTACCCGCCGCCGCTTGGAAAGGCGTAAAACAGTGCCAAATGCCGCCGCCTTCGGCCATGCAAGGCACGCCGCGCCCTTTTTATTGCTGGACGCGCGAGTTTTTGGCACCAGAGCAGCCCATTAGCGAAGATTGTCTGTACCTCAACGTCTGGACGGCGGCCAAACAAACCACCGAAAAACGCCCCGTTATTGTCTGGATACATGGCGGCGGATTTGTGAGCGGGTCGGGCACAGTGTCGCTTTACGATGGTGAGCAAATGGCACGCAAAGGCGTTGTTTTCGTGACGATTAACTATCGCTTAGGCGTATTTGGTTTTTTGGCGCACCCGCAACTTTCTGCCGAAAATCCCAAGCATACTTCTGGAAATTATGGCTTACTTGACCAGATGCAGGCGTTGCGCTGGGTGAAACAAAACATTGCGGCTTTTGGCGGCGACTCCTCCAATGTTACGGTGGCGGGACAGTCGGCGGGAGCGCATAGCATTTGCGCCCTGATGGTTTCGCCGTTGGCTAAAGGTTTGTTTTCCAAAGTAATAGCGCAAAGCGGTGGTGTTTTTTCTTTCAATAAAGAAGGGAAATTTAGGTCGCTGGAAAACAACGAAGCCGCAGGTTTGCGCCTCACCCAACAGTTAGGCCTCGCGTCTGTGGAGCAGTTGCGCCAATTGCCTGCCGATTCGCTGCAAAAAATGACAGGCCGTTGGAGTGTAACTTGTGATAAAGTGGTAGTGCCCGACGTGCGCACTGTGTTTGAGGCCGCCGCCCAAAATGATGCGCCTTTGCTTACGGGTTGGAATCTGGACGATGGAGTTTCGTTTGACCGCTTCACTGCCGCGCAGTTTCAGGCCAAAATCAGGCGACAGTACCCCGACCAAGCCGATAGTATTTTGCAAATATTCCCAGCCGCCACCGACGCGCAAGCCACCGAATCCGAGAAGTTACTAAATCAGTTTTCGTTTGGTTGGCATAGCTATTCGTGGGCACGCGAACAGGCCAAGACGGGCAAAAACAAGGTATTTTTGTATTGGTTTACGCACAAACCCGCAGGCGAACCCGATTTTGGGGCGTTTCATTCTGCCGAATTTAGCTACGCGCTGCATACGCTCCACTACTGGAACAGGCCTTTTACGGCGTGGGATTTTCAGCTTTCGGAAATGATGTCGTCGTATTGGGTCAATTTTGCCCGCAACGGAAACCCTAACGGCCAAACCTTACCGCCATGGCCAGCGTTTCAGCTCCAAAGCCCACAAATCATGCGTTTTGGCGAGGAGGTAAAACCTAATGCTGTGCCGTATCAGG is a genomic window of Flexibacter flexilis DSM 6793 containing:
- a CDS encoding carboxylesterase/lipase family protein, coding for MKLTQKLGLLLATMSIGHRSAAEPPTLINPQKLPTQSGFISGKTTPDKEVKIFMGIPYATPPVGALRWKAPLPAAAWKGVKQCQMPPPSAMQGTPRPFYCWTREFLAPEQPISEDCLYLNVWTAAKQTTEKRPVIVWIHGGGFVSGSGTVSLYDGEQMARKGVVFVTINYRLGVFGFLAHPQLSAENPKHTSGNYGLLDQMQALRWVKQNIAAFGGDSSNVTVAGQSAGAHSICALMVSPLAKGLFSKVIAQSGGVFSFNKEGKFRSLENNEAAGLRLTQQLGLASVEQLRQLPADSLQKMTGRWSVTCDKVVVPDVRTVFEAAAQNDAPLLTGWNLDDGVSFDRFTAAQFQAKIRRQYPDQADSILQIFPAATDAQATESEKLLNQFSFGWHSYSWAREQAKTGKNKVFLYWFTHKPAGEPDFGAFHSAEFSYALHTLHYWNRPFTAWDFQLSEMMSSYWVNFARNGNPNGQTLPPWPAFQLQSPQIMRFGEEVKPNAVPYQAEFKFLDKIF